The sequence AGCCCACGAGGAGCGCCATGCCAAAGAGCAGGGCGCGCAGACGCAGTCCGAGCCAGAGGGGTAGCAGTCGGCGCAAGAACGCGGGTGGTGGGTCAGCAGGGGCGACAGGGCAGCCAAGGTAGACGTGCGCTGCGGAAGGAGTCAAACCGTATGGGAAGTCGGTCGTTCCGACCTTCACGGCTTCCGACCGTCGTCCGGCGGTCTGTGGCTACTACCTGCGCCGTTCTTGCGCGTCGGCCGTCGAGTAGCGTCTGCGCAGGGCTAGCGGGGGCGCTGACCGTTGGCCTTGCGAATGACGCGCGTATTAGAAGCCCGGCTACGCGGTGCACTGTCGCCCTGAGAGCCATTGCTCGGGGCGCTACCGCGCTGCGAACCGTCCCCGTGCACACCACCGAACGGGTCTGCTGGGGGGCGCTCGTTGTGGGGGCCCTGGCGCGTCGTGCGCTGGGGCTCGGGGAGGTACTTCGCCGGGACCCGTGGGGGAGATGCGAACCGCCCGCGCTCGTCGAGCGCCACCCACTGCGCTGGCATCGAATAGAGGTAGCGGCCGATGCCCCACTGCACGGCGGCCCGCTTGAGCGCGCCGGATAGGCCACCCTTGACCGATTCGAACTCGGTGTTCTCGGCGCCGTCCCACTTGGTCACCCACTCTGGCGCGTTAGCTCCCTCGCGGTGCACGAGAATGGAGAGGCCGCACAGGACGCCCCCCTCGGGCCCCGGTGCGAATTCGTTCCGCCAGTTGCCTGGCCCGCACACCTCGTCCAGGCGGTCCTGGATGGCGCGACTCGTGAGGTAGGCCATCGCTAGACCTTTTTTGCGGTCACGCGTGGTCGCCCCGGGCTTCCACTCAATGTCGTCGTTGGGAAAGGGGGCGCTGAGGCGGCGGAGATCGTCTGGAGAGACAGCCATAGGACAAGCTGGGCACGTCGATGGAACAGGTACTCCACCAAGGATCGCCCCATTGAGTGACACCACTCTGTCACTCAATGGGGCGTGCTCCTGTAGGCTCGTGTAATGTGAAGAAACGTTGGGGATGTTCAGTTTTTCGACGGGAAAATCGAAGAAGAAAGCGCTTTTTATTTAGATCCTGATGTTGCTCGCATAAATGAGGTGAAACGATATGGCTCAATGCCTTGAATTCCTAAGGGTGGCCTCCTATGTTTTATCCCGTCGCACCTGGTGCGATTGGTCTTCTAGCGTTCACCGGCGGTTCCGCCGGTGCGCCTGGGGCCGCAGCTCTTGGGGGAGAAGCTGCGGCCCCATTCTTTTGTGCCACACCTGTGTCGGCAAGGCCTCTGGATATCCTGGGTTAAAGTGGCGCCGTATGGATCGGGCCTCGCTGTAGGAATCGGGCCTATGGCGCAGGCTGACCTTCCGCGGTCTCTTCGATTCCGACGACGCCCTGGAGCCGCGTGATGAAGTCAGCATAGGCCTCCACCGTCGAATCCACGGCCAAGCCCGCCTGCATGGCCTCAAGAGCGTCAGCGTAGCGGAGCGACGCGATGAGGGAGTCGGCACGGGCCTTCACCTCCTCGGCAAAGGCAGACGGCTCGGGCGGAGGCTGCTCCTCCGGCGGCTCGGGCTGGTCGCCGTCCAGCTGCCGCTTTACGAGTTCGTAGTTGACCTTCGCTTCGGCGTAGCGCGGGTCGAGCAGGAGCGCCTGGCGGAGGTGGTCGAGTGCCGCCTCGAAGTCCTGCGCGAGGGCGGCGGCGGTCCCGGCGTTGTAGCGCGCCCGCGCCTGCGCCCGCCGCGTCGGCGCGATCTGCGCCGCTTGCTCGAAGAGGTCGATAGCAGCCTCGGCGTCGCCTTCCTCGTGGCGCACGAGGCCGAGGTCGTAGAGCAGCCGCGCGCGCACGTCGAGGTCGGCGTCGGGCGTGTCTGTGGCTTGCAGGCCCTCGCCGAAGGCGACCGCCGCTGTTTCGAGGTCGCCCGCGAGGTAGGCGTCGAGGCCGCGCTGGCCCTCGCGCGCGCCATCGGGGGTGCATCCCGTCAGGAGCAGGAGGGCGAGCAGGATCCAGGGCCGGGTCATCCGAAAAAATACCGCCGTTGCGTCTCAGCAGAGGGCGGTCTCCACGGAGGGCAACGGCGGTAGGAGCGCCCCTGTGTGCGCGGGGCGACTCAGAAAGACCCGCGCTCTCACGAAGGGGATGTGTACGGGTGGTACGGTTCGTCCCATGTGTGCAGGCGACAGCGAGAGGCGTAGAGGATGCGGAGGCGAGCGATCAAGCGGCGCATGGGTGAGCGGGGAAGCGTGGGTGAGCGTGGGTGCAGACTCCACCGCGGGCGGAGAGCCTGGTGCCACCCGGCATTCCCAGGACCATGCCAAACCCAGAACCGCCTCCCAGGCCTGCAGGGCCATACCGTGCAGGCCTCGCTGTTAGATTTTCAGAGAGCGTCGACCCGATGCGCGATTCTGGAACTTGGTCGCGGTCGGGCGCTTGGGGCTCCAGCGCGCCCTAGAAGTCCGTCGACTCGTCGCCGCCGCCTTGTCCGCGACCGCCGCGCTGGCGGTCGGGACGCCGCTGTGGTTGCTGGCCGAACGTGTAGTTGAACGTGAACGTCAGGAAGCGTGCCTGCCAGCGCCGCTCGCCCACCCGGTCGCTGAAGCGGTCACGGATGGCGAACTCGAAGCCGGCCGTGTCAAACACGTCGCCCATCGTCACGGCGAGGCTCGCGCGGTCGTCGAGCAGCTTCTGGCGGACCGAGAGGTTCGTGAACGAGAACGCCTCGATGAGGCCGTTGGGGATGTCGCGCGGTGCGCGGTAGAAGCCGAAGAACTGCACCGCCGTCCCGGTCGGGAAGTTGTAGGACAGGTTGCCGCGCAAGCTCCACTGGAAGCCGTTGGCCGCGAGGTCGGTGTCGGCGTTTTGCCCGTCCGTCTGGAACTGGTAGGCGCTCAGCGTCACGAAGCTGCTGAAGCGCTGGCCAAAGCGGAGGCTGCCGACGGTCTCGACGCCGTAGTTCTCCTCCGTGTCGAAGTTGACGAACGTGCGCACGGTGCGGCCGTTGTCGTCGGGCGGGGTAGAGAAGCGCGTGATGGCGTCCGTGGTGCGGCGATAGAACGGCGTGACGGTGAGCGTCGTCTTCGGCGTAAACCAGGTGAGGCCGACCTCATACGAGTCCGTGTATTCGGGCTGCAGACCCGGATTGCCGACGCGCACGTTGAGGGGGTCCTCGCGGTTTTCGAACGGATTGAGCGCGCGCGTCGACGGGCGGTTGATGCGGCGACTATAGCTGGCCTGTGCGGAGACGCCGTCGGTGAACTGGTAGGTGGCGAAGGCGCTCGGGAAGACGCTGAAGTAGTCGTTGTCGAAAGCACCCGAATCGTCCTGACCCGGCGCGGGCTGTGCGAGGTCGAACGTGGTGAAGGCCTGCTCCAGACGCGCGCCGGCCTTGAGGCTGAGCGGGCCGAAGCTGCGGCTGAGGAGGCCGTAGACGGCGTGGACCTGCTCGTCGAACACGAAGCTGTTCGAGAGTTCGCCGACCGACTGGAAGGCGTCGAGCGCGAGGGTGTCGACCACGAAGTCGTCGTCGGTGCGGGTGAACTCGCTGCGGAAGCCGGTTTCGAGGCTGAGATCGCCGAGAGGCTTCACCCAGTCGAGTTGAAGCGAGCCCTCCTGTTTGAAGCGGTCGGTCGTGTTGCGCTCGGTCACCGTCGGCGAGGCGACGGCGCCGTCGACAAGGGCTGAGCCTTCCGTGAACACGCTGAAGTCGTCGCGGGCGTCGGCGGTGTAGCGGGCCTCGACGGTGAGCTCGTCCGTAGAGCGTGCCTGCACGCGTGAGAACGTGAGCGCCAGGTCGCCGTTGAGGTCATCCTCGTCCTCATCGCTGAGGCGGAAGGACTGCAGGCGGTTGCCGTCGTCGAAGAGTTCGTTGCGGAAGTTGACTTCTTCGTCGCTGCCGAACCCGAGGCTGAGGCGGCCCGAGGCCGAGAGCGTCATCTTGGGTGAGAGCTTGTAGTCCGCCGAGGCGCTCAGGAGGTGGCCGAGGCTCTGGCTCTCGCCATCGTCGTCGGTGAATCGGGTGTCGAGCCGCGGGGTCCCGTCTTCGGCGAGCGGGAGGGTGAAGTCGGCGTCATTGATGCCGCCGGACTCGCGGACGTTGCGGCGGAGCCCGTAGGTCACGAACGTGGTCCACGGCCCGCGCTGGTAGCCGACGTTGCCCGAGACGTTGTAGCCGCCGATGGTTTCGGCCGCCGCCGTGAGGCCGCCCGAGAGGCCGAGGTCGGTGTTCTCCTTCAGGATGATGTTGATGATGCCGCCGAGGCCCTCCGGCTCGTACTTCGCGCTCGGGTTGGGGATCACCTCGACGCGCTCGACGCTCGACGCGGGCAGCTGCTGGAGGTAGCTCGCTAGGAACGCACCCGTGATCGGGACCGGCCGGCCGTTGATCTGGACGGCGACGTTCTGGTTGCCGCGCAGGCTGATGTTGCCGTCGATGTCGACCTCGATGGCCGGGACGTTGCGCAGGAGATCCGTCACCGAGCCGACGTCGGCCGCGATCTGGTCGGCGGTGTTGAAGACGGTGCGATCCACCTGCACCTCGATGTCGTCACGGATGCCTTCCACCTGGACGCCCTCCAGGAGCGCCGCGTCCGGGACGAGTTCGAGGGTACCGAGGTCGGCGACGAGGCTGCCGGGTCGCAGTGCGAGGTCGTCGATGCGCTGGTTGACGTAGCCGACGTAGGTGAGCGTGAGGTAGTAGCGCCCCGGCCGCAGCGGGCGGATGTCGAAGCCGCCCTCGGCGTCGGTGAGCGCGCCCGTCACGAGCGACGAGTCGCGTGCGCTCCACACGGTCGCCGTGGCGAGCTCGACGGGTTGCCCCGTGTCGGCGTCGATGACGGTGCCGGTGATGGCGCCGCCGCGCATCTGTCCGGGCGGGCCGCCGGGACGTCCGCCGGGGCGCTGGGCAAAGACCGGGAGGGCGAGCGCTCCGACGAGGAGCAGCAGGAGCAGGCGCGTACCGATGCGCATGGCGGTGGGGAGTCGAAGGGGAGAAGGGCGAAGGAGAAGGGGAGCGGAGCACCTGGTGGACAGGCACGTACCGGCGCGCGGTGAGACCCGTGGCAACGTTCGTAGCTCCAAGGGTATACCCTGCAGTGCTTCTATGTGTCACACCGGGGTGTCGGTTGCGTGAAGTGTGCGCGCAGCCCGTGGACGACCGGAGCACTACGCAGGTTCGCGCGGCTCCGTTGCATGCGGTCGTTGTCACATCCTGCCGTCTGTGCGGAGGGGCTACGGAAGCAGGCTCACGGAGACAGATCGGTGCCCTCCATGTCGCCGCTCGGGGCCGCTGGCGACCGCTCGTCTACCCACAAACACCGCTCGCGGTCACGGCAGCCGGTTGCCCCACGCAGCCTCGGCTACCCTGTGGGTGTCTACTCAGCAAGGTTGGCGCGCACGCGAGTGCGCCCTCGCCTGTAGGTAACAAATGCCATCGGCGCATCGGCGTTGACGTAGCGACTTGCTGACGCAACGACTTTGGCGGAGGAGTGTGCCGTCGCCCGAAAGCGGCTCGTGGGGACGTGGCGCATCTACGAGGGCGACGGCACCCTCCGCCCTACACTGCCCGGTGCAGTGACCAACGGGCACCCGGTGGAGAGCCAGCGCCTGGGCGATGTACACCATGGTTATGCTAGGCGCTTTAAAATGCTTGGATAGGGCACAATCGGAAGCGCTCCCGTAACCAGACGGGTAGGTTGCGTATACCACCGGTGTCTTTCGGCAACGCCCGCGGATGCTGGACTCCACGAGGGGGTCCGCGTTATCCTTGCGGGCCGTCGCCCCCACTGGCGCTGCGCCCGAATGAGGGTCTGTAGCGCCGAGCCGAGCCGCTCATGCTGGAGTTTCTATCCTCGGGCCCGCTGCTGCCCCTCACGGTCCTCCTCGCCATCGTCGGGGTCTACTGGCTGTTCGTCATCCTGGGCGCGCTCGACCTCGACTTCCTCGACGTGGACTTCGACGCGACGGACGCGGACGTGGACCTCGACTTCGAAGTCGATGCGGATGTGGATACCGGACTCTCGGGGTGGCAGCAGGCGCTGTCGTTCCTGCACCTCGGCATCGTGCCGTTCATGGTCGTCTTCAGCGTGTTCGTGCTGAGCTGGTGGACGGCCGCCGCCATCGGGTTCTTCGTGCTCGGCCTCGGTGCGCTCGTCGGGCTAGGCGGCAGCGCTTTGCTGGCCATCCTCGCGACGAAGGTGCTCACATGGCCGCTCGCGGTCCTCTTCCGCAAGCTCAAAGCCGCAGAGGCTCCGGTGCAGATTATCGGGCGCGTCTGCACGGCGCTCACCGCCATCGACCACGAGCGGCTCGGGCAGGCCGAGCTCGCCACCGACGGCGCGCCGCTGCTGCTCACCGTCAAGACCACCCAGCCCGGCGAGCGGGTCGCGCGCGGAGAACGCGCCCTCGTGGTCGCCCGCAGCGACGACGGGCAGGTCTACCTCGTAGATCCCGTCGCCGTCCAGCAGGCCACGGTCTGATCCTTGCGGCTCGCTGCCGCCCTCCAGTTTCAACGTTTTTCTGGCCCCACCCTCTCTGTCATGGAAGCATTCTATAACATCGCCGCGGTCGTTGTCGGCTTTGTCGCGCTTATATCCCTTGGGCTAATTGCCCTGGTCGCCAAGTTTTACAAAAAGGTCGAGCAAGGCCGTGCCCTCGTGCGCACCGGTGTCGGCGGCACGAAGGTCGCCTTCTCGGGGATGTACGTCTTCCCGGTGGTCCACCGCTCCGAGCTGATGGACATCTCGCTCAAGCGCGTCGAGATCTCGCGCACGGGCAAGAACGGCCTCATCTGCAAGGACAACATGCGCGCCGACATCCAGGTGGCCTTCTTCGTGAAGGTCAACAAGGACGAGCAGAGCGTGCAGACCGTCGCCGAGTCCATTGGCACCGTGCGTGCCTCGGACCCGCAGGCGCTCATCGAGCTGTTCGACGCCAAGTTCTCGGAGGCGCTCAAGACGGTCGGCAAGAACTACGACTTCGTCGACCTCTACAACAGCCGCGAGACGTTCAAGGAGGACATCCTCAACGTGATCGGCACTGACCTGAGCGGCTACGCGCTCGAAGACGCGGCCATCGACTACCTGGAGCAGACGCCCGTCGAGACGCTCGACCCGGACAACATCCTCGACGCGGAGGGCATCAAGAAAATCACCGACCTGACGGCGCGGCAGGCCGTGCTCGCCAACGAGATCAACCGCGAGAAGGAGAAGACGCTCAAGAAGCAGGACGTGGAGGCCCGCGAGGCCATCCTCGAACTGGAACGCCAGCTTGCGGAAAAAGAGGCGAGCCAGCGCCGTGAAGTCGAGACCGTACAGGCGCGCGAGACTGCCGAGACGGAGCGCGTACGCCAGGAGGAGCGCCTCAAAGCTGAGCGCGCCCGCATCCAGACCGACGAGGAGGTCGAGGTTGCCGAGCAGAACAAGCAGCGGCAGGTGCTCGTCGCGGAGAAGAACCGCCTGCGCACTGATGCCGTCGAGACGGAGCGCGTGGAGAAGGACCGCCAGCTCGAAGCCACCGAGCGCGAGCGCGTGGTCGAGCTCGCCCGCATCGAGAAGGAGAAGGCGCTCGAAGAGGAGCGCAAGACGATCCAGACCGTGATCCGCGAGCGCGTGATGGTCGAGAAGTCGGTCGTCGAGGAGGAGGAAAAGATCAAGGACACCCGCGCCACCGCCGAGGCCGAGCGCACGAAGTCGGTCGCGCTGACGTATGCCGAGCAGCTCGCCGAAGAGGCGAAGGTGCAGGAGACGAAAGCCGCCGAGGCGAAGCGCCTCGCCGCCGTCGAGGCCGCGCAGCAGCGCGTCGTCGAGGCCGAGGCTGAGCAGGAGGCCGCCGAGAAGGAGGCCGCCGCTATGAAGACGCTCGCCGCCGCGCGCGCCGAGGAGGAAGCCACCGTGGGCCTCTCGGAGGTCCGCGTGATGGAGGCCCGCGCCGCCGCCGTCCGCGAGGAGGGCACCGCCGAGGCCGACGTGCTCAAGCTGAAAGCCAGCGCCGAGGCGGAGGCCATCCAGGCCAAAGCGCTCGCCGAGGCCGAGGGCAAGAAGGCCCTCGCCGATGCTACGGAGGCGCAGGGCTCCGCCGAAGCGGAGGTCATGAGCCGGAAGTACGCCGCCGAAGCCGACGGCATCCGCCAGAAGGCCGAGTCGATGAAGGTGCTCGACGGCGTCGGCAAGGAGCACGAGGAGTTCAAGCTCCGCCTGGAGAAGGACAAGGAGGTCGAGCTGGCGCAGATCGCCGTCCAGAAGGACATCGCGCTGGCGCAGGCCGAGGTGCTCCGCGCCGGCCTCGAAGCGGCCAACATCGACATCGTCGGTGGGGAGTCGATGTTCTTCGAGAAGATCGTCGGGGCGATCACGCAAGGCCGGTCGGTGGACCGCCTCGTGGACGGCTCGGACGTGCTCAGCGAGGTCAAGGAGGCGTTCCTCTACGGCGAGGGCGCGCTCGGCGGCGGTGCGCTCGGCGACGGCGCCGACGGCGGTGTCCCGATGCTGGGCGACGGGCTCATCGCCCGCGTGCGCGGCCTCGTGGCGCAGACTGGCCTGGGCACGGACGACGTGAAGAACCTCACGCTCTCGGCGCTACTCGTGAAGCTGATGGCGCAGACCGAGGACGCCGCCGACGCGACGGCGCTAGAGCAGATGCTCCGCACCGTGCGCCAGCTCGGTCTCGGCGACCAGAAGGCCAGCACGCTCGGGCTGAAGTAGCCGCCGAGCCGCAGCGTGCTCGGACGGCTCCCCCCGCTTGACGCGCCTCGACGGCGGTCAAGCTGTCCCCCTCACCCGTGAGGGGGACAGTTCGAAGAGCGAAGCGTCGTCAGACGCGGAGGCGATGAGAACGGGGGGAGCCGAGCAGCGCTGGGTGCTCGAACTAGTCCAGAGCGTCTTGCTGCCGCCAGCCTTAGCCCATCTCCAACACTCCGTCCCATCCCCGTATGGAACCGGCTCGCCCCTCCGCTCCCGACCTCGCGCCCGTCGCTGGCAACGACGTGCCGCCCAGCGGCGCGTCCGGCGACGGCGCCCCGGCTGGCACTGCGCCGAACGCGACGCCTGCGCTCGAAGGCGGCACGTACGAGTTGCTCCGCGACCGCCTCGCACAGCACGCCCGTACGCTCCAGACGCGCCTCCAGACGCTCGACGAGGCCCGCCGCGCCGTCTTCGGCAGCACCGACCTCGCGCTGATCGGCACGGCCGCGATCGCCACGCACCACAACGCCGTCGTGCGCGACCTCGTGGAGGTGCCCGGCCCCGACGGCCCGCGCCTGCTCGTCGGCTGCCACGTGCACCTCGGTCTGAAAACCGAGACGACGCTCGACGACGTGTTCGCGGCGTATGCCTTCGACGGCGACACGGCGACCTACCGCGAGGCCCCGCTCGACGTGCTCGCCGACGAGCGCTTCGCGGAGGACTTCGCCAACCTCCATCGCTACTACAAGCAGGCGCGCTTTGCCCGCTTCGCCGAGCGCGGGCCGCACCTCTTCATGGTCTTCCAAGTCGGACAGCGCGCGGACGACATCAAGGTCTTCAAGTGGCTGCGCGGCGACGACGGGCTGCAGTACCTCGACAACCGCTCCGAGCACACCTTCGTCTACCCGACGCAGCAGGCCTTCCGCTGGCAGCGCACCACGCGCGACATGCACCGCGACGGCGCGCACCCGCACGTCTCCATCGAGGACCGCGTCTTCGTGGAGGCCGTCGGCGGCGACCTCACGGTGAAGGTGGAGGACAACACCGACAGCGGCCTCGGCGTCTACGCGGAGCCCGTCGACCACGCCGACCAAACACTCGACGACGCGGAGGTGCACTACGCCACCGCGGGGCCGCTTATCCTGATGCGCATTCGGCCCTACCAGGAGGAGACGACGCGGCAGCTACTCTTCAACGAGAAGACGCAGGCCGTTCATCGCCTCGACGCGCTCGCACACGCGACGGTAGCGCTGCCCGAAGACCACGGCATCGTCTACCCCGACGGCTTCGCGCTCGCAGCGGGCGGCGTCAAGCGCTTCGACGGCGTCCCGGCCGCCACCCGCTTCGAGCGGCAGATCGCCGCGCCCAACGGCGAGGACTTCCTCTTCGTTTTCCACGACGTCCAGACGGGCGAGTACGTCCTGCTGTCGTACAACCTCATCACGCAGGAGGTCGCCACGCCGGTCCGCTGCGGCGGCTACGCGCTGCGCCCCGACGGCGAACTCGTCTACGTGCGCCCCGAGCCCGAGCCGAGCAAGCACCACACGCTCCAGCGCTGGCGCTCGCCCTACCGCAGCCGCAACGGCGCCCCTCTTGCTGGCGAGGCACCCAGACAACAGGACGCGTACCTCTTCAAGGTGGGCAACAAGGACATCGTCCGCGCGCTCAGCGAGGGCTACGCGATCCTCAACCTCCTCGGCCGCGACGACGGCTACGTGGGCCTCTACGCCGACCTCGTCAAGGAGACGACGGGTCTGCTCGACGCGACGTTCTGGCTCGACCACGAGGAGGCGGGCAACGTGGCCGAGGTGCTGCGCGGCATTCGCGAGACGGCGCAGCGAGCCCTCGCCGAGTTCGACAAGGTGCGCCGCCTCCGCCAGACGGCTCGGGAGCGCACGCAGGCCGCTGCGGCCGAGACGCAAGCGCTCCTCCAAACCGTCGAGCGGCGGACGTTCGAGTCAGTAGAGCAGTTTGTCGATGCGCTCGCAGAATTAAGAGCGGTGCGCGGGCGGCTGATCGCCCTGCGCGAGGTGCGCTACGCCGACGTGGCGCTCGCCGAGGCGCTCGAAACCGAGGCCGCCGAGGCGTCGGAGCGGCTGGCCCGCCGCATGGTCGAGTTCCTCCTCCGCGACGACGCCCTCGCGCCGTACGAGGCGCAGGTCGCCGAGGCCGCCGCGGCCATCGACGCGCTCGACACCGTCGCTGAGGCGCGCGGTGTGGCTGAGCGGTTCGACACCGCCGCCAGCGCGCTCGACCTGCTCATCGAAACCGTCTCGAACCTCCAGATCGACGACGCGACGCAGACGACGCGCATCATCGACGCGGTCTCCGGGCTCTACGCGACGCTCAACGCCGAGCGCGCCCGCCTGAAGCGCCGCCGCGACCAGCTTGCCGAGACCGAGGGCGCGGCCGAGTTCGCCGCGCAGCTCAAGCTCCTCGAACAGGCCGTCACGAGCTACCTCGACGTGGCCGAGACGCCCGAGGCGTGCGAGCAATACCTCACCCGCGCGATGGTGCAGGTGTCGGAATTGGAGAGCCGCTTCGCCGAGGCCGACCGCTTCATCGAAGTGCTGTCCGAGCGCCGCGAGGAGGTCTACGCCGCGTTCGAGCAGAAGCGGCTCGCGCTCGTGGAGGCGCGCAGCCAGCGCACCGCCGCGCTCGAACGCGCCGCCGAGCGCATCCTCGACGGCGTCCGCAGCCGCCTCGACCGCTTCGACACGGTCGAGGAGATCAACGGCTACCTCGCCGCCGACCTCATGGTGGCGAAGGTCCGCGACACCGTAGCCCAGCTCCGCGACCTCGGCGACGCGACCAAGGCCGACGGCCTCCAGACGGCGCTCAAGGCCGCACGCGAGCAAGCGATCCGCCAGCTCAAGGACCGGAAAGAGCTGTTCGTCGACGGCCAGCCGATCCTGCGCCTCGGCACGCACCGCTTCGCCGTCAACACGCAGCCGCTCGACCTCACAACGGTCCTCCGCGACGAGCGCCTCCACCTGCACCTCACTGGCACCGGCTTCTTCGAGCCGCTCGACGACCCCGCCATTGAGGCCGCGCGTTACCTCTGGACGCAGGAAGTCGTCTCCGAGACGGACGACGTCTACCGCGCGGAGTACCTCGCCTACCTCGTCTACCAGGCATCGCTCGTCGGGCAGTCGGAGATCCCGCCGCCCACGGCGCTACTCGCTGAGCCAGAGGACGACGAAGCACCTGATGCCGTGCTCGCCTCTGTACAGCGGTTCATGGCTCCGCGCTACGGCGAGGGCTACGTCAAGGGTGTGCACGACCACGACGCCGCGACGATCCTCCGCGCGCTGCTACGCCTCCACGCCGATGCCGGGCTGCTGCGCTATGGCCCCGCCGCCCGTGCTTGCGCGCTCGTCTGGTGGCACTGCTTCGCCGACGACGCGACGCGGACCCGCTTCGAGGCGCGGCTGCGCGGCCTCGGCACCGTCCAGCGGCTGTTTTCGAATGGCGAACACGATCTCGATGCCGCCACCGCCGCTCTCGCCATACCGCTCGTGGCGTTCGTCAACGACACCGGACTGTTCGAGGTCAGCATCGCGGAGCAAGCTGCGGCCTACCTCGCCCGCGAACTCGCGCAGGACGACCCGACCCGCTTCGTCGCCAGCCCCGAGGCTGTGACGTTGCTCGACGGCTTCGCCAAGGCGCTCGCCAAGCCAAAGGCAACGAAGGCGTTTGGCGACGCACTCGACCGTCTTATTGATGATCCTGCCGGCCAGGTCGCGCTCCTCCGCGATGCCCTTTCCACCTTTGCGAACCAGCAACACACGGCCTCAACGTTGAAAAGGAGTTCCCCTCCTGGACAGAGTCTTGCCCCCGCGCAGGCGGGGGAGGGGACAGGGGTGGTGGATCGAGCCGGGCATAAACCCGACAGGACTGACTCCGACCTCGTCGACGAAGCCGCCGCGATTCGCCTGGCCGATCTCCGCGAGAACGTGGATGTAGGCGCGACCGAGACGCGTGTCGAGTTGGCCGACCTGCGCGGGAGCCATGCGCGCGTGGACGATGGCACGTACCGCCTCGACTTCGCGGCCTTCCTCGACCGGCTCGGCGCGTTCGCCAGGGAGCGCGTGCCCGCGTTCGCTGCGTTTGCCGCGCGCAAGCATGAGCGCATCCAGGCGCGGAAGGCCGAACTGCGCCTCGACGAACTCAAGCCGCGCGTCTTCTCGGGCTTCGTCCGCAACCGCCTCATCGACCGCGTCTTCCTCCCGCTCATCGGCGACAACCTCGCCAAGCAGCTCGGCACGGCGGGCGATACGACGCGCACGGACCGGCAAGGTCTGCTGCTGCTGATCTCGCCGCCGGGCTACGGCAAGACGACGCTCATGGAGTACCTCGCCGACCGGCTGGGGCTCACGTTCGTCAAGATCAACGGCCCGGCCATCGGCCACGACGTGACGGCGCTCGACCCGGAGTCTGCACCCAACGCCGCCGCGCGCGAGGAGCTCGTCAAGCTCAACCTCGCCTTTGAGATTGGCGACAACCTGATGCTGTACGTCGACGACATCCAGCACTGCCACCCGGAGTTCTTGCAGAAGTTCATCGCGCTCTGCGACGCCCAGCGGCGCGTCGAGGGCGTGTGGCGCGGGCAGCCGCGCACCTACGACCTGCGCGGCAAGAAGGTGGCCGTGGTGATGGCGGGCAACCCCTACACCGAGAGCGGCGCCCGCTTCCGCGTCCCGGATATGCTCGCCAACCGCGCCGACACCTATAACCTCGGCGACGTGATCGGCGAGACGGCGGACGCCTTCGCCAGCTCCTACCTCGAAAACGCGATGGGCGCCAACCCCGTCCTCGACGCCGTGGCGAGCCGCGCGCCCGACGACCTCCACGCGCTCGTCCAGGCTGCCGAGACCGACCGCCGCGACGGACTCGACCTCCAGGGCAACTATGCCCCCGACGAACTCGACGAGATCCTCGCCGTGCTGCGCCACCTGATCGCGCTGCGCGACGTGGTGCTGGGCG is a genomic window of Bacteroidota bacterium containing:
- a CDS encoding Rad52/Rad22 family DNA repair protein; translation: MAVSPDDLRRLSAPFPNDDIEWKPGATTRDRKKGLAMAYLTSRAIQDRLDEVCGPGNWRNEFAPGPEGGVLCGLSILVHREGANAPEWVTKWDGAENTEFESVKGGLSGALKRAAVQWGIGRYLYSMPAQWVALDERGRFASPPRVPAKYLPEPQRTTRQGPHNERPPADPFGGVHGDGSQRGSAPSNGSQGDSAPRSRASNTRVIRKANGQRPR
- a CDS encoding tetratricopeptide repeat protein, with the translated sequence MTRPWILLALLLLTGCTPDGAREGQRGLDAYLAGDLETAAVAFGEGLQATDTPDADLDVRARLLYDLGLVRHEEGDAEAAIDLFEQAAQIAPTRRAQARARYNAGTAAALAQDFEAALDHLRQALLLDPRYAEAKVNYELVKRQLDGDQPEPPEEQPPPEPSAFAEEVKARADSLIASLRYADALEAMQAGLAVDSTVEAYADFITRLQGVVGIEETAEGQPAP
- a CDS encoding outer membrane beta-barrel family protein, which codes for MRIGTRLLLLLLVGALALPVFAQRPGGRPGGPPGQMRGGAITGTVIDADTGQPVELATATVWSARDSSLVTGALTDAEGGFDIRPLRPGRYYLTLTYVGYVNQRIDDLALRPGSLVADLGTLELVPDAALLEGVQVEGIRDDIEVQVDRTVFNTADQIAADVGSVTDLLRNVPAIEVDIDGNISLRGNQNVAVQINGRPVPITGAFLASYLQQLPASSVERVEVIPNPSAKYEPEGLGGIINIILKENTDLGLSGGLTAAAETIGGYNVSGNVGYQRGPWTTFVTYGLRRNVRESGGINDADFTLPLAEDGTPRLDTRFTDDDGESQSLGHLLSASADYKLSPKMTLSASGRLSLGFGSDEEVNFRNELFDDGNRLQSFRLSDEDEDDLNGDLALTFSRVQARSTDELTVEARYTADARDDFSVFTEGSALVDGAVASPTVTERNTTDRFKQEGSLQLDWVKPLGDLSLETGFRSEFTRTDDDFVVDTLALDAFQSVGELSNSFVFDEQVHAVYGLLSRSFGPLSLKAGARLEQAFTTFDLAQPAPGQDDSGAFDNDYFSVFPSAFATYQFTDGVSAQASYSRRINRPSTRALNPFENREDPLNVRVGNPGLQPEYTDSYEVGLTWFTPKTTLTVTPFYRRTTDAITRFSTPPDDNGRTVRTFVNFDTEENYGVETVGSLRFGQRFSSFVTLSAYQFQTDGQNADTDLAANGFQWSLRGNLSYNFPTGTAVQFFGFYRAPRDIPNGLIEAFSFTNLSVRQKLLDDRASLAVTMGDVFDTAGFEFAIRDRFSDRVGERRWQARFLTFTFNYTFGQQPQRRPDRQRGGRGQGGGDESTDF
- a CDS encoding flotillin family protein, with the protein product MEAFYNIAAVVVGFVALISLGLIALVAKFYKKVEQGRALVRTGVGGTKVAFSGMYVFPVVHRSELMDISLKRVEISRTGKNGLICKDNMRADIQVAFFVKVNKDEQSVQTVAESIGTVRASDPQALIELFDAKFSEALKTVGKNYDFVDLYNSRETFKEDILNVIGTDLSGYALEDAAIDYLEQTPVETLDPDNILDAEGIKKITDLTARQAVLANEINREKEKTLKKQDVEAREAILELERQLAEKEASQRREVETVQARETAETERVRQEERLKAERARIQTDEEVEVAEQNKQRQVLVAEKNRLRTDAVETERVEKDRQLEATERERVVELARIEKEKALEEERKTIQTVIRERVMVEKSVVEEEEKIKDTRATAEAERTKSVALTYAEQLAEEAKVQETKAAEAKRLAAVEAAQQRVVEAEAEQEAAEKEAAAMKTLAAARAEEEATVGLSEVRVMEARAAAVREEGTAEADVLKLKASAEAEAIQAKALAEAEGKKALADATEAQGSAEAEVMSRKYAAEADGIRQKAESMKVLDGVGKEHEEFKLRLEKDKEVELAQIAVQKDIALAQAEVLRAGLEAANIDIVGGESMFFEKIVGAITQGRSVDRLVDGSDVLSEVKEAFLYGEGALGGGALGDGADGGVPMLGDGLIARVRGLVAQTGLGTDDVKNLTLSALLVKLMAQTEDAADATALEQMLRTVRQLGLGDQKASTLGLK